The following proteins are co-located in the Canis lupus dingo isolate Sandy chromosome 31, ASM325472v2, whole genome shotgun sequence genome:
- the LOC112661854 gene encoding keratin-associated protein 13-1-like yields the protein MSHSCCSGNFSSRSFGGYLRYPSSFCGSLYPSNLVYRTDVCSPSTCQVGSSLHTGCQETCCEPTSCQTSCVVSSPCQTSCYLPRTSMLCSPWWTAYPGSVGLGSRSCYSLDYGSRSCYSLGCRSQGFRPLGFRVCGFPSLSYGSRFCCPTYFTSRSCQSSYYRPACGSGFYRLIC from the coding sequence TCTGGAAACTTCTCCTCCCGCTCCTTTGGGGGATACCTGCGCTACCCCAGCTCCTTCTGTGGCTCATTGTACCCCAGCAACCTGGTCTACCGCACTGACGTCTGTTCTCCCAGCACCTGCCAGGTGGGTTCCTCCCTCCACACTGGCTGTCAGGAGACGTGCTGTGAACCTACCAGCTGCCAGACATCGTGTGTGGTGTCCAGCCCCTGCCAGACATCCTGCTACCTCCCGAGGACCTCCATGCTCTGCAGTCCCTGGTGGACTGCTTACCCTGGGTCTGTGGGCCTTGGGTCCAGAAGCTGCTACTCCCTGGACTATGGATCCAGAAGCTGCTATTCACTGGGTTGTAGATCCCAGGGTTTCAGACCCCTGGGTTTTAGAGTCTGTGGCTTCCCTTCCCTGAGTTATGGATCCAGATTCTGCTGCCCAACCTACTTCACCTCTAGGAGCTGCCAGTCATCGTATTACAGGCCAGCCTGTGGCTCTGGCTTCTATAGATTAATTTGTTGA
- the LOC112661795 gene encoding keratin-associated protein 14-like, with translation MSYGCCSGNFSSQSLGGFLNYPGSFCGSSYPSNLFCGTNFRSPRTFQLGSSLNSDCQEIGCEPTGCRTSYLVSSPCQTSCYPSRTSMLYGPCQTTYTGSLGFGSSGFQSFGCGSPSLGFGWSGFPSVGCGPSAFSSLGCRSSFYRPTYLSSRSCQSTAYQPTCGSGFF, from the coding sequence ATGTCCTACGGCTGCTGCTCAGGAAACTTCTCCTCCCAGTCCCTTGGGGGGTTCCTGAACTACCCAGGATCTTTCTGTGGCTCTTCCTACCCCAGCAACCTGTTCTGCGGCACTAACTTCCGCTCTCCCAGAACCTTCCAGTTGGGATCCTCTCTCAACAGTGACTGTCAGGAGATCGGCTGTGAACCTACCGGCTGCCGGACGTCCTACCTGGTGTCCAGCCCCTGCCAGACATCCTGCTACCCCTCGAGGACCTCCATGCTCTATGGTCCCTGCCAGACGACTTACACTGGGTCTCTGGGCTTTGGCTCCAGTGGCTTTCAATCTTTTGGTTGTGGctctccctctctgggctttgGATGGAGTGGTTTCCCATCAGTGGGCTGTGGTCCCAGTGCTTTTTCATCCCTGGGTTGTAGATCCAGCTTTTACCGTCCAACTTACCTCTCTTCTAGAAGCTGCCAGTCTACTGCTTACCAGCCAACCTGTGGATCTGGCTTCTTCTAA